A DNA window from Litorivicinus lipolyticus contains the following coding sequences:
- a CDS encoding ABC transporter permease yields MSAPQTALPGWIDYGLIPLTNLLLAFLVAGCLVLLIGENPIEAVQLMLEGALGFGEGIGFTLFYATSFILTGLAVAVAFHGGLFNIGGEGQAYVAGLGVTLVALSFDTTLHWSLVMLLAMVAAALFGGLWALVPAWLQAKRGSHVVITTIMFNFIASSLMVYLLVNVLSPEGSMAPESRTFEVDGRIPKLDGFMQWFGVDIGSAPLNASFFVALIACVAVYLLIWKTRLGYEIRAFGANPTAAAYAGINPVRITLIAMMLSGALAGLMALNPVMGDQARLNVEFVGGAGFVGIAVALMGRAHPVGIVLASILFGMLYQGGAELAFEKPNITRDLVIAIQGLVILFVGALEHLTRPWVARAYARVAGGE; encoded by the coding sequence ATGAGCGCTCCGCAAACCGCATTACCGGGCTGGATTGATTATGGCCTGATTCCCCTGACCAACTTGCTGTTGGCGTTTCTGGTCGCCGGTTGTTTGGTGCTGTTGATTGGCGAAAATCCGATTGAGGCGGTTCAGCTGATGCTCGAGGGGGCGCTCGGATTTGGTGAGGGCATCGGGTTTACCCTGTTTTACGCCACCAGCTTCATCCTGACCGGGTTGGCCGTTGCGGTCGCCTTTCACGGCGGGCTGTTTAACATCGGTGGCGAGGGCCAGGCTTACGTCGCCGGCTTAGGCGTGACCTTGGTGGCGCTCAGTTTCGACACCACACTGCACTGGTCGCTGGTGATGCTGTTGGCGATGGTCGCGGCGGCCTTGTTTGGCGGTTTGTGGGCGCTGGTGCCGGCCTGGCTCCAGGCCAAGCGCGGGTCCCACGTGGTAATCACGACCATCATGTTCAATTTCATTGCCTCATCCTTGATGGTTTATTTGCTGGTCAACGTGTTAAGCCCAGAGGGCTCGATGGCGCCGGAGTCGCGGACCTTTGAAGTTGACGGGCGCATCCCGAAGTTGGACGGCTTTATGCAATGGTTTGGTGTCGACATTGGTTCGGCACCCTTGAATGCCAGCTTCTTTGTTGCCCTAATTGCCTGTGTGGCGGTGTATCTGCTGATTTGGAAAACGCGGCTAGGCTACGAAATTCGGGCGTTTGGCGCGAATCCGACGGCGGCGGCCTATGCCGGTATTAACCCGGTTCGAATCACCCTGATTGCGATGATGCTGTCCGGCGCGTTGGCCGGTTTGATGGCGCTCAACCCGGTCATGGGTGACCAGGCGCGCTTGAATGTTGAATTCGTCGGCGGTGCAGGTTTCGTCGGTATTGCGGTGGCGCTGATGGGACGCGCCCACCCGGTCGGCATCGTGCTGGCATCAATTCTGTTTGGCATGCTGTACCAAGGCGGCGCCGAGCTAGCCTTCGAAAAACCCAACATCACTCGGGATTTGGTGATTGCCATTCAGGGCTTGGTGATTCTGTTTGTCGGTGCGCTTGAACACCTGACGCGGCCTTGGGTGGCGCGGGCCTATGCTCGCGTGGCGGGGGGCGAATAA
- a CDS encoding aspartate/glutamate racemase family protein codes for MKPIGLLGGTTWVSTQHYYAKLNRAYQDARGGIASAPMLIHSADFAPIAAAQAAEDWNALGEFFGARARELEVAGAGAIAIGANTLHLCIDAVQNHVDVPVLHIGDGIAQALGRRPTLLLGTAFTMAKPFLRDYLSARGCAIEVPSAEQQAWVHDIIYTELAKERVTQASRGRFQALAEGFQGEQVLLACTELGLVLDADNCSLPLVDSLDCHVQLLLDYLINQL; via the coding sequence ATGAAACCCATCGGTCTATTGGGTGGCACTACCTGGGTCTCAACCCAGCACTACTACGCCAAACTGAATCGCGCCTACCAAGACGCCCGCGGCGGTATCGCCAGCGCACCGATGCTTATTCATTCAGCCGATTTTGCGCCCATCGCCGCCGCCCAAGCCGCCGAAGACTGGAACGCACTGGGCGAATTTTTCGGCGCACGCGCACGCGAACTTGAAGTGGCCGGGGCTGGCGCCATTGCGATCGGCGCCAACACCCTGCACTTGTGCATTGATGCGGTCCAAAACCACGTCGACGTGCCGGTGCTACACATCGGCGACGGCATTGCCCAGGCACTGGGTCGGCGGCCTACCCTTTTGCTGGGCACCGCATTCACCATGGCCAAGCCATTTTTACGCGACTATTTGAGCGCGCGTGGCTGCGCTATTGAAGTCCCCAGCGCCGAGCAGCAGGCTTGGGTGCACGACATTATCTACACCGAATTGGCTAAAGAGCGGGTCACCCAAGCATCCAGGGGCCGCTTTCAGGCCTTAGCCGAGGGCTTTCAGGGCGAGCAAGTTTTGCTTGCCTGCACCGAGCTTGGGTTAGTGTTAGATGCGGATAATTGCAGCCTGCCCCTTGTCGACTCACTGGATTGTCACGTACAACTGCTACTGGATTATCTGATCAACCAACTTTGA
- a CDS encoding antibiotic biosynthesis monooxygenase family protein, which yields MHVVIFYSQRRLNTPDYDIWAVKMGAEVERQSGFCHAHSFRNADGFGVTLSYWVSIDSIRQWGRHADHLKAQAYGRGEGYVRYRIEIAEITSTREFEAEPRVEC from the coding sequence ATGCACGTGGTGATTTTTTACAGCCAGCGACGTTTAAACACGCCGGACTACGATATCTGGGCGGTAAAGATGGGCGCCGAGGTCGAACGCCAGTCGGGCTTTTGTCACGCTCATTCATTTCGCAATGCAGACGGTTTTGGGGTGACCCTGAGTTACTGGGTATCAATCGATAGTATTCGCCAGTGGGGGCGACACGCAGACCACCTCAAAGCCCAGGCCTATGGCCGTGGCGAAGGGTATGTGCGCTATCGAATCGAAATAGCTGAAATAACCTCGACGCGCGAGTTCGAGGCCGAACCACGCGTCGAGTGTTAG
- the sufB gene encoding Fe-S cluster assembly protein SufB — protein sequence MMTTETKVDDLVDREYAAGFVTDIESDTFPPGLSEDVVRAISAKKGEPEWMTQWRLKAYAHWLTMKNPDWAHLDIPPIDYQKISYYSAPKKPGDGPQSLDEVDPKLLETYDKLGIPLLEQKMLAGVAVDAVFDSVSVVTTFKDKLAEAGVIFCPLSEAVHSHPELVKKYLGSVVPIEDNFFTCLNSAVFSDGSFVYVPKGVRSPMELSTYFRINEQNTGQFERTLIICEEQAHVSYLEGCTAPMRDENQLHAAVVELIALDDAEIKYSTVQNWYPGDDEGKGGIYNFVTKRAECRGDRSKVSWTQLETGSAVTWKYPSCVLLGDDSVGEFYSVAVSSKKQQADTGTKMIHVGKRTRSTIISKGISAQQGQNAYRGLVRMGPGATDARNFTQCDSLLIGDKCGAHTFPYIEAKNSTAQVEHEATTSKVSDDQLFYLRQRGISEEDALNMIVNGFCKDVFQKLPMEFAVEAEALLGITLEGAVG from the coding sequence ATGATGACTACTGAAACCAAGGTAGACGACCTGGTCGATCGCGAGTACGCGGCCGGCTTTGTGACCGACATTGAATCCGATACCTTTCCGCCCGGACTGAGCGAGGATGTCGTGCGCGCCATCAGCGCTAAAAAAGGCGAGCCTGAGTGGATGACACAGTGGCGCCTGAAAGCCTATGCCCACTGGCTGACCATGAAAAATCCGGACTGGGCACATCTGGACATTCCGCCGATTGATTACCAAAAAATCAGCTATTACAGCGCGCCAAAAAAGCCCGGCGATGGCCCGCAGTCACTCGACGAAGTTGACCCGAAACTGCTGGAAACCTACGACAAGTTAGGCATTCCATTGCTGGAGCAAAAAATGTTGGCCGGGGTTGCGGTCGATGCGGTGTTCGACTCGGTGTCAGTCGTCACCACCTTCAAAGACAAGCTGGCCGAGGCCGGCGTGATTTTTTGCCCGCTGTCCGAAGCCGTGCACAGCCACCCGGAACTGGTTAAAAAGTACTTGGGCAGCGTCGTACCCATCGAAGACAACTTTTTCACCTGCTTGAACAGCGCCGTCTTCAGCGATGGCTCGTTCGTTTACGTGCCCAAAGGTGTGCGCTCGCCGATGGAGCTGTCGACCTATTTCCGCATTAACGAACAAAACACCGGCCAGTTCGAACGCACCCTGATCATTTGCGAAGAGCAGGCCCACGTCAGCTACCTCGAGGGCTGCACCGCGCCGATGCGCGATGAAAACCAACTGCACGCAGCGGTGGTCGAATTGATCGCCCTGGACGACGCCGAGATCAAGTACTCGACCGTGCAAAACTGGTACCCCGGCGACGACGAAGGCAAAGGCGGCATTTACAACTTCGTCACTAAGCGCGCCGAGTGCCGCGGTGACCGCTCCAAGGTCAGCTGGACCCAGCTGGAAACCGGCTCGGCGGTGACCTGGAAGTACCCCAGCTGTGTGTTGCTGGGTGACGACAGCGTCGGCGAATTTTATTCGGTCGCGGTCAGCAGCAAAAAGCAGCAGGCCGACACCGGCACCAAAATGATTCACGTCGGCAAGCGCACGCGCTCGACCATCATCAGCAAGGGCATCAGCGCCCAACAAGGCCAAAACGCCTACCGCGGTTTGGTTCGGATGGGGCCGGGTGCGACCGACGCGCGTAACTTCACCCAGTGCGACAGCTTGCTGATCGGCGACAAGTGTGGGGCCCACACCTTCCCGTACATTGAAGCGAAAAACTCGACCGCCCAGGTCGAACACGAAGCCACGACCTCAAAAGTCAGCGACGACCAGCTGTTCTACCTGCGCCAGCGCGGGATCAGCGAAGAAGACGCGTTGAACATGATCGTCAACGGCTTCTGTAAAGATGTATTCCAAAAACTGCCCATGGAATTTGCCGTGGAAGCAGAGGCCCTTCTGGGCATCACCCTTGAAGGCGCCGTAGGCTAA
- a CDS encoding Dabb family protein, translated as MLHHVVLFTAKSPENVDAIVEGLQLLEQIPDSEHLSISRNIKRDQISDAIDVVVFGLFRDEAQLDAYKTHPLYQASIDRVRPLRDTRSVADFYPKDSK; from the coding sequence ATGCTGCACCACGTCGTACTGTTCACCGCCAAATCCCCGGAAAACGTGGATGCCATTGTTGAGGGTCTGCAACTGTTGGAACAGATCCCGGATTCCGAGCATTTGAGCATCAGCCGCAACATCAAACGCGACCAAATCAGTGACGCCATTGATGTCGTGGTGTTTGGGTTGTTCCGCGACGAGGCCCAGTTAGACGCTTACAAAACCCACCCGCTGTACCAAGCCTCGATTGATCGTGTGCGTCCGTTGCGTGACACCCGTTCAGTGGCTGACTTTTACCCCAAGGATTCGAAATGA
- a CDS encoding glutamine--tRNA ligase/YqeY domain fusion protein, producing MSDTPQHFIADIIADDLANQKHASVLTRFPPEPNGYLHIGHAKSICLNFGVAEQFGGRTNLRFDDTNPEKEDQEYIDAIREDVRWLGFEPVSECYASDYFDQLYAWAQDLIARDLAYVDELGAEQMRQYRGTLTEPGKPSPWRDRAAEESLVLFEEMKQGQHAEGSYIVRAKIDMAHPNINMRDPALYRIRRAHHARTGNTWNIYPTYDFAHGQSDALESITHSLCTLEFEDHRPLYEWFLAQLPVPSQPRQIEFSRLQLENTLTSKRKLLSLVTEGHVSGWDDPRMPTIRGLRRRGYTPESLRDFCQRIGVTKKANTIEMSLLETCLRSDLENRARRGFAVQDPLKVTITNWPAGEVLDIDAPWHQRVPELGSRTLRFDGTLYIDRADFEEIPPPKYFRLKPEGSVRLKYGFIVDFESMVKDADGHITELKVTYDPATRSGQDESGRKVKGTIQWAPSDAVASDLRLYDRLFTETNPKGEDLAAELNPDSLSIKHGLVEPALAAVPVGEIVQFERVAYFRKDENSAEKPVFNRAVTLKDGWAKVQKKG from the coding sequence ATGAGCGACACGCCCCAGCACTTTATTGCCGACATCATTGCCGACGACCTTGCCAACCAAAAGCACGCATCCGTCCTTACGCGCTTTCCGCCTGAGCCCAATGGTTACCTGCACATTGGCCACGCTAAATCGATTTGTTTGAACTTTGGCGTGGCCGAACAGTTTGGCGGCCGAACCAATTTGCGTTTTGACGATACCAACCCGGAAAAAGAAGACCAAGAGTACATCGACGCGATCCGCGAGGACGTGCGGTGGCTGGGCTTTGAACCCGTCAGCGAGTGCTATGCGTCGGACTACTTCGACCAGCTTTATGCCTGGGCCCAGGACTTAATCGCTCGGGATTTGGCCTACGTTGATGAACTCGGCGCCGAACAGATGCGCCAATACCGCGGCACCCTGACCGAGCCGGGTAAGCCCAGCCCGTGGCGCGATCGCGCGGCGGAAGAGTCCTTGGTGTTGTTTGAAGAAATGAAGCAGGGCCAGCACGCCGAAGGCAGCTATATTGTGCGCGCCAAAATCGATATGGCGCACCCCAACATTAATATGCGTGACCCGGCGCTGTACCGAATCCGCCGCGCCCATCACGCCCGCACGGGCAACACCTGGAATATCTACCCGACCTACGACTTTGCCCACGGCCAGTCCGATGCGCTTGAATCTATTACGCATAGCCTGTGCACCTTGGAATTCGAAGACCACCGGCCGCTGTACGAGTGGTTTTTGGCGCAGTTGCCGGTGCCCTCACAGCCGCGGCAGATCGAATTTAGCCGACTGCAGCTGGAAAACACCCTGACCAGCAAGCGCAAACTGCTGTCCTTGGTCACCGAAGGCCATGTGTCCGGTTGGGATGATCCTCGTATGCCGACCATTCGCGGCCTGCGCCGCCGTGGTTACACGCCCGAATCCTTGCGTGACTTTTGCCAGCGCATTGGTGTCACCAAAAAAGCCAACACCATTGAAATGTCGCTGCTGGAAACCTGCCTGCGGTCGGACTTAGAAAACCGCGCGCGTCGCGGTTTCGCGGTTCAGGATCCGCTCAAGGTCACGATCACAAATTGGCCCGCCGGCGAGGTCTTGGACATTGACGCACCGTGGCATCAGCGAGTCCCGGAATTGGGATCGCGCACGCTGCGCTTTGACGGCACGCTGTACATTGATCGTGCGGATTTCGAAGAGATCCCGCCGCCGAAATACTTCCGCCTAAAGCCCGAGGGCTCGGTGCGCTTAAAGTACGGTTTCATTGTCGATTTTGAATCCATGGTCAAAGACGCCGACGGCCACATCACCGAACTCAAGGTGACCTACGACCCGGCCACGCGCTCGGGCCAAGACGAGTCCGGCCGCAAGGTCAAGGGCACGATCCAGTGGGCGCCGTCCGACGCGGTCGCCAGCGACCTGCGTTTGTACGATCGACTGTTTACCGAGACCAACCCCAAGGGCGAAGATTTGGCGGCCGAGCTGAACCCAGACTCGTTATCGATAAAGCACGGCTTGGTCGAGCCTGCCTTGGCGGCGGTCCCGGTCGGCGAGATTGTCCAGTTTGAGCGTGTGGCCTATTTCCGCAAAGACGAGAACAGCGCCGAAAAACCGGTGTTTAACCGCGCGGTGACCTTAAAAGACGGCTGGGCCAAGGTTCAGAAGAAGGGTTAG
- the rmuC gene encoding DNA recombination protein RmuC, which yields MFPVFELLAVALAIAALGWAIHDRIALTRARAMADSAQFVASGAQERVDELEMRLEDAQDTISDLNQQRAAIEARGEQVQANFEAQKVAMRDEFKSLSAQILESREKAFEARSSESLGTLLEPLKTQIKSFSERTEQINKDNTTHHATLQNELKQLKELNRKITDEASNLTQALKGDSKLQGNWGEMQVELILDRAGLTKGLEYEREVSITEGEQRYRPDVIVHLPEGKHLVVDSKVSLKAWVDVVNSDDEALRVGAMARHLDSIKKHIDGLSKKDYAKLNGLQSPDFVLMFMPIEPAFQAAFQAQPDLYQYAFERNIIIVVPSTLLGMLRTVANIWAQQKRGESARQLADEATKLHDKLRVFSERFEELGKLIDRTQAQFDKTRTSITGRGALVRTIQSFEEKGVQFKKELPASLLDAEDGEAVAPPKLD from the coding sequence TTGTTCCCGGTATTTGAACTGCTGGCGGTCGCGTTAGCGATCGCAGCCCTGGGCTGGGCGATACATGACCGCATCGCCTTGACGCGCGCTCGAGCCATGGCCGACAGCGCTCAGTTCGTGGCCTCCGGTGCGCAAGAGCGTGTCGATGAGCTGGAAATGCGCTTGGAAGATGCCCAGGACACCATCAGTGACCTGAATCAGCAGCGCGCGGCAATCGAGGCTCGGGGCGAGCAGGTCCAGGCTAACTTCGAGGCCCAAAAAGTGGCCATGCGCGATGAATTTAAGTCCTTGTCCGCGCAAATTTTGGAAAGTCGCGAGAAAGCCTTTGAAGCGCGCTCGTCGGAAAGTCTGGGCACGCTGTTGGAGCCGCTGAAGACGCAAATTAAATCGTTCAGCGAGCGCACCGAGCAGATCAACAAAGACAACACCACGCACCATGCAACGCTGCAAAACGAACTGAAACAGCTTAAAGAGCTCAACCGAAAAATCACCGACGAGGCGTCGAACCTGACCCAAGCGCTGAAAGGCGACAGCAAGTTGCAGGGTAATTGGGGCGAGATGCAGGTCGAGCTGATTCTGGACCGCGCCGGGCTGACTAAGGGTTTGGAGTACGAGCGCGAGGTCAGCATTACCGAGGGTGAGCAGCGCTATCGTCCGGATGTCATCGTGCATTTGCCGGAGGGCAAGCACCTGGTGGTGGATTCCAAGGTATCGCTGAAAGCTTGGGTGGATGTGGTCAATTCGGACGACGAGGCGCTGCGGGTCGGCGCCATGGCGCGCCATTTGGACAGCATCAAAAAACACATCGATGGCTTGTCGAAAAAAGACTATGCCAAGCTTAATGGCCTACAGTCACCGGACTTCGTGCTGATGTTTATGCCGATTGAGCCGGCCTTTCAGGCAGCCTTCCAGGCCCAGCCGGACCTGTATCAGTATGCCTTCGAGCGCAATATTATTATCGTCGTGCCGTCGACGCTGCTGGGTATGCTGCGAACCGTGGCGAACATCTGGGCCCAGCAAAAACGCGGCGAAAGTGCCCGCCAATTAGCCGACGAGGCGACCAAGCTGCACGATAAATTGCGTGTCTTTAGCGAGCGATTCGAAGAACTCGGAAAGTTGATCGACCGCACTCAGGCTCAGTTCGATAAGACCCGAACATCGATTACCGGTCGCGGTGCGCTGGTGCGCACCATCCAGAGCTTTGAAGAAAAGGGGGTCCAGTTCAAAAAAGAACTGCCGGCCAGCCTGCTCGACGCCGAAGACGGCGAGGCGGTCGCGCCGCCAAAACTGGACTGA
- a CDS encoding SUF system Fe-S cluster assembly regulator — protein MIRLSKMTDYASVVLTRLAVAAPTLQSAVCIADATRIPKPTVTKLLKLLTKAGLTHSVQGPRGGYQLARSARQIDLADIIGAIEGPSGVTECVTDHDLCDLTDHCHVMDHWHRVSVQINQLLRSVTLAELATPKLQRIPTLQVNDDY, from the coding sequence ATGATTCGCCTAAGCAAAATGACAGACTACGCGTCGGTTGTGCTGACGCGGCTTGCGGTGGCTGCGCCCACCTTGCAAAGCGCGGTGTGCATTGCCGACGCCACCCGTATTCCCAAGCCCACGGTGACCAAGCTGTTAAAGCTGTTGACCAAGGCTGGACTGACTCACTCCGTTCAAGGACCCCGTGGCGGCTATCAATTAGCCCGCTCGGCTCGCCAAATTGACTTGGCCGACATCATTGGCGCCATCGAAGGCCCCAGCGGTGTCACCGAATGCGTGACCGACCACGATCTGTGCGACCTGACCGACCACTGTCACGTCATGGATCACTGGCACCGTGTCAGCGTTCAAATAAACCAATTGCTTCGCAGCGTCACGCTGGCTGAACTGGCGACGCCGAAGCTGCAACGCATCCCAACCCTGCAGGTGAATGATGACTACTGA
- the sufC gene encoding Fe-S cluster assembly ATPase SufC, which translates to MLEIKNLHARVGDKPILKGINLSVGAGEIHAIMGPNGSGKSTLSSVLAGHGDYEVTDGSITYMGLDLLDLEPEERARAGIFLSFQYPVEVPGVKNIYLLKSALNAKRAHMGLDEINPIEFLKLVREKLALMKMDESFLHRNINQGFSGGEKKRNEILQMQLLEPTLALLDETDSGLDVDALRIVGEGINHLRAAHRSFVMVTHYQRLLDHVKPDHVHVLADGQIKASGDFTLAMQLEKEGYEGLLKSA; encoded by the coding sequence ATGTTAGAAATTAAAAATTTGCACGCCCGTGTCGGCGACAAACCGATCTTAAAAGGCATAAACCTGAGCGTTGGCGCCGGTGAAATCCACGCCATCATGGGCCCCAATGGTTCGGGCAAGTCAACGCTGTCCAGCGTGCTAGCCGGCCACGGCGACTACGAAGTCACCGACGGCAGCATCACCTACATGGGCTTGGACCTGCTGGATCTGGAACCCGAAGAGCGCGCCCGTGCCGGCATCTTTCTGTCCTTCCAGTACCCGGTCGAAGTGCCCGGCGTTAAGAACATTTACCTGCTCAAAAGCGCCCTGAATGCCAAACGCGCTCACATGGGGCTGGACGAAATCAACCCGATTGAATTCTTGAAGCTGGTTCGCGAAAAACTGGCGCTGATGAAAATGGACGAGAGCTTCCTGCACCGAAACATTAACCAGGGTTTCTCGGGCGGCGAGAAAAAGCGCAACGAAATTTTGCAGATGCAACTGCTGGAACCGACCCTGGCGCTGTTGGACGAAACCGATTCTGGCTTGGATGTGGACGCGCTGCGTATTGTCGGCGAAGGCATTAACCACCTGCGTGCGGCGCACCGCTCGTTTGTCATGGTGACCCACTACCAGCGCTTGCTGGACCACGTAAAACCGGACCATGTGCACGTCTTGGCCGACGGCCAAATCAAAGCCAGCGGTGACTTCACCTTGGCCATGCAACTGGAAAAAGAAGGCTATGAAGGCCTTCTGAAAAGCGCATGA
- the sufD gene encoding Fe-S cluster assembly protein SufD, with the protein MSALESLQGLSRNAAAGDTLAAIGLPTTRLEGWKYLSLRALESTAFAAPRATTATGLTDHDVPGFQAARLVWINGQFISALSDRVDGVHISDNAQEWDRVPAARDGFSAANAAAAQLIQINIAAGISMPLHCLFLSVAEDAPVAAQPRIQWQVAANAQLTVLEQHAGGAGNLVNSVQSFDIGRDAGVTRYKLMSAKNDYNTAQTRADVAENARFENHFLDLGGRLHRDEIQVALNAAHAFTRLNGLYCVNHREVSDSHSRIEHRVPDTRSAQHYRGIADGRGKAVFNGLVVIEKDAQKSATEQKNANLLLSDKAEINPKPELQIHADDVTASHGSTVGNLDEGQLFYLRQRGIGLAQARALLTFAFAEQIAEALPSEALAGAIEKRLATTLPAAEVVLA; encoded by the coding sequence ATGAGTGCACTTGAAAGCCTGCAAGGGCTCAGCCGTAACGCCGCCGCCGGCGACACCTTAGCCGCCATTGGGTTGCCGACGACGCGCCTGGAAGGCTGGAAGTACCTGTCGCTGCGCGCGCTTGAAAGCACCGCGTTCGCCGCACCCCGTGCCACCACCGCCACCGGCTTAACCGATCACGACGTGCCCGGTTTTCAGGCCGCGCGTTTGGTCTGGATTAACGGTCAATTTATCAGCGCCCTGTCCGATCGCGTCGATGGCGTCCACATCAGCGATAACGCCCAGGAATGGGACCGGGTTCCGGCCGCACGTGATGGCTTCAGCGCCGCCAATGCAGCCGCCGCGCAGCTGATTCAAATCAACATTGCCGCCGGCATCAGCATGCCACTGCACTGTTTGTTTTTGTCCGTCGCCGAAGACGCCCCGGTTGCCGCGCAACCGCGCATCCAGTGGCAGGTCGCCGCCAACGCCCAACTGACGGTATTGGAACAGCACGCCGGTGGTGCCGGCAACCTGGTCAACAGCGTGCAAAGCTTTGATATCGGCCGTGATGCCGGCGTCACACGCTACAAGTTGATGAGCGCAAAGAACGATTACAACACCGCTCAAACGCGCGCCGACGTCGCCGAAAACGCCCGCTTTGAAAACCACTTCTTGGATTTAGGCGGTCGCTTGCACCGTGACGAAATTCAGGTCGCGCTGAACGCAGCACACGCCTTTACGCGACTCAACGGTCTGTATTGCGTCAACCACCGCGAAGTGTCCGACAGCCACAGCCGGATCGAGCACAGGGTCCCGGATACGCGCTCGGCCCAGCACTACCGGGGCATTGCCGACGGTCGCGGCAAAGCCGTGTTCAACGGTTTGGTGGTGATCGAAAAGGACGCGCAGAAAAGCGCAACCGAACAGAAAAACGCCAATTTGCTGCTGTCCGACAAAGCCGAAATCAACCCCAAACCGGAACTCCAGATCCACGCCGACGACGTCACCGCGTCGCACGGATCGACGGTCGGCAACCTGGACGAGGGCCAGTTATTTTACCTGCGCCAGCGCGGCATCGGGTTGGCCCAGGCACGCGCCCTACTGACCTTTGCGTTCGCCGAACAAATCGCTGAGGCGCTGCCCTCCGAGGCCCTGGCCGGCGCCATTGAAAAGCGCTTGGCGACGACCCTGCCGGCGGCCGAGGTCGTGCTGGCATGA
- a CDS encoding c-type cytochrome, which yields MKKLALIGLLALTPFAATAGDAAAGQAKSMMCAGCHGADGNSMVPTYPNLAGQNAAYLEGALKAYRGQERTGYQAAIMYGMAAALSDDDIANLAAYYSSK from the coding sequence ATGAAAAAACTAGCTCTAATTGGATTACTGGCATTGACGCCCTTCGCAGCCACCGCCGGTGATGCCGCCGCCGGTCAGGCTAAATCAATGATGTGCGCCGGCTGCCACGGTGCTGACGGCAACTCGATGGTGCCGACCTACCCGAATTTGGCCGGTCAAAACGCGGCCTACCTTGAGGGCGCGCTGAAAGCCTACCGCGGCCAAGAGCGCACCGGCTACCAAGCGGCCATCATGTACGGCATGGCGGCGGCCTTGTCGGATGACGACATCGCCAACCTGGCGGCGTACTACAGCAGCAAGTAA
- a CDS encoding SufE family protein, which produces MTNTVEQRQRDIADEFSMVGDWMERYQYLVQLGRMLESLPDADKTDANLIRGCQSQVWLAVDDSGDTLRFRGGSDAAIVQGLVALALRVYSDAPAAEIATTEPQFIHDIGLSQHLSPTRSNGLHSLMQRIRAEAAARA; this is translated from the coding sequence ATGACAAATACTGTAGAACAGCGCCAACGCGACATCGCCGACGAATTTTCCATGGTCGGCGACTGGATGGAACGCTACCAATACCTGGTTCAGCTTGGACGCATGCTCGAATCGTTGCCTGACGCCGACAAAACCGACGCCAATTTAATCCGCGGCTGCCAATCCCAGGTCTGGCTAGCGGTTGATGATTCCGGTGACACCCTGAGATTCCGTGGCGGTTCGGACGCTGCGATTGTTCAGGGTTTGGTGGCACTGGCGCTGCGCGTATACAGCGACGCCCCGGCCGCCGAAATTGCCACGACCGAGCCGCAGTTCATCCACGACATCGGCCTGTCCCAACACCTGTCGCCGACCCGCTCGAACGGGCTGCATAGCCTAATGCAGCGTATTAGAGCAGAGGCCGCGGCACGGGCTTGA